A window from Trichomycterus rosablanca isolate fTriRos1 chromosome 21, fTriRos1.hap1, whole genome shotgun sequence encodes these proteins:
- the ddr2l gene encoding discoidin domain-containing receptor 2 has protein sequence MLLLLLLVLHPTANAQIDPELCRYPLGMEDGRIKNDDITASSQWYDTTGPQYARLNREEGDGAWCPAGQLKPSDVQYLQLDLRQLTFLTVVATQGRYARSSGNEFARKYRLAYSRDGHRWIPWRNRFGNEIINGNVNTYVSAVKDLHPPIITRFLRVIPVTDAVHTVCMRVELFGCSWQDGLTAYSAPEGHTMMAPGYPITPLNDSTYDGVQERRRLLGGLGQLTDGAIGQDDFTRARQQMPWPGYDYVGWRNDSLGPGYIEMEFQFDRQRNFTSMKVHSNNMFSRGVKVFSSVSCRFKSRLISQWELEPVEFWTVLDDRNPSARYVTVPLERRLATAIRCRFFFADTWMMFSEISFQSATNPAPTPRHPLMTSLPFETQSRVETTLPAGTAKVLLDASAVTSKPAVLEGSNTSVLIGCLVTIILLLVVIIVLILWWQYICKTLEKAPRRILDEEAMVRLSCSSDSPPAAPPLDPLDSLDPPYERVFLLDTRTHTPETADLRAKPPDCGDGYAEPDITQCTPHQGLQSSVPHYAETLIVKLQGVTGGNTYAIPALTADSLTRKDITAAEFPRQRLVFREKLGEGQFGEVHLCEAEGLVQFLGEDAPVSERDGGSVLVAVKQLRSDATTQARNDFLKEIKIMSRLNDPNIIRLLCVCVHSDPLCMVTEYMENGDLNMFLSQREMESTLTHANNIPSVSMTDLLHMAVQIASGMKYLASLNFVHRDLATRNCLLDRQLTIKISDFGMSRNLYSSDYYRIQGRAVLPIRWMAWESILLGKFTTASDVWAFGVTLWEIFTLCTEQPYSLLTDEQVIENSGEFFRNQGRQIYLSPPPLCPAPLYELMMRCWSREIRDRPSFHGLHQSLRVHSPRS, from the exons ATGTTACTGCTCCTGCTGCTGGTCCTGCACCCTACAGCCAACGCTCAGATAgacccag AACTCTGTCGATACCCTCTTGGCATGGAGGATGGGAGAATCAAAAACGATGACATCACAGCCTCCAGCCAATGGTACGACACAACCGGGCCCCAGTACGCCAG GTTGAACAGGGAGGAGGGGGACGGCGCGTGGTGTCCTGCTGGTCAGCTGAAGCCCTCAGACGTTCAGTACCTGCAGCTGGACCTGCGACAGCTCACGTTCCTCACCGTGGTGGCCACGCAGGGTCGATACGCCCGCAGCTCGGGCAACGAGTTCGCCCGCAAATACCGCCTCGCCTACAGCCGCGACGGCCATCGCTGGATCCCCTGGAGGAACCGCTTTGGAAACGAG ATCATTAATGGGAACGTGAACACGTACGTATCAGCGGTGAAGGATCTCCACCCGCCCATCATCACACGCTTCCTCCGTGTCATCCCCGTCACCGACGCCGTACACACCGTGTGTATGCGCGTGGAGCTGTTCGGCTGCTCCTGGCaag ATGGATTAACAGCGTACAGCGCTCCTGAGGGCCACACCATGATGGCCCCTGGATATCCCATCACCCCCCTCAATGACTCCACCTACGATGGTGTTCAGGAGCGCAG aaggttgctgggcgGCCTGGGGCAGCTGACGGACGGCGCGATCGGGCAGGACGATTTCACTCGTGCCAGGCAGCAGATGCCGTGGCCCGGTTACGACTACGTGGGCTGGAGGAACGACTCCCTCGGGCCCGGCTACATCGAGATGGAGTTTCAGTTCGACCGGCAGAGGAACTTCACCTCCATGAAG GTTCACAGTAACAACATGTTCTCGCGCGGCGTGAAGGTCTTCTCCTCCGTATCGTGCCGGTTCAAGTCTCGGCTCATCTCGCAGTGGGAGCTCGAGCCCGTGGAGTTCTGGACGGTTCTGGACGACAGGAACCCGAGCGCACGCTACGTCACCGTGCCGTTAGAGCGCCGCCTAGCCACGGCCATCCGCTGCAGGTTTTTCTTCGCCGACACCTGGATGATGTTCAGCGAGATCTCCTTCCAGTCCG CGACCAACCCGGCGCCGACCCCACGCCACCCGCTCATGACGTCTCTGCCGTTTGAGACTCAGAGCCGCGTGGAGACAACTCTTCCAGCAGGGACAGCCAAGGTCCTGCTCG ACGCCAGCGCAGTTACGTCAAAGCCCGCTGTGCTTGAGGGGAGCAACACGTCCGTTCTGATTGGCTGTCTGGTCACCATCATTCTGCTGCTGGTGGTGATCATCGTGCTCATCCTGTGGTGGCAGTACATCTGTAAAACTCTGGAGAAG gcTCCGCGGCGGATCCTGGATGAGGAGGCGATGGTGCGTCTGTCCTGCAGCAGTGATTCTCCTCCTGCTGCTCCTCCTCTGGATCCTCTGGATTCCCTTGATCCTCCGTACGAGCGTGTGTTCCTGCTCGACACCCGCACACACACTCCGGAGACTGCTGACCTCAGGGCCAAGCCAcccg ACTGCGGTGACGGCTACGCCGAGCCGGATATTACCCAGTGTACCCCTCACCAGGGCCTGCAGTCCAGCGTCCCTCACTACGCCGAGACGCTCATCGTGAAGCTGCAGGGCGTCACCGGGGGCAACACGTACGCCATCCCCGCCCTCACCGCCGACTCTCTGACCCGTAAGGACATCACGGCCGCCGAGTTCCCCCGGCAGCGCCTCGTCTTCCGGGAGAAGCTGGGAGAGGGGCAGTTTGGGGAG gtgcACCTGTGTGAGGCGGAGGGTCTGGTGCAGTTTTTGGGGGAGGACGCGCCCGTGTCGGAGCGGGACGGCGGCTCGGTGCTGGTGGCGGTCAAACAGCTGAGATCCGACGCCACCACCCAGGCCAG GAACGACTTCCTGAAGGAGATAAAGATCATGTCCAGGCTGAACGACCCCAACATCATCaggctgctgtgtgtgtgtgtgcactccgACCCGCTGTGCATGGTGACGGAGTACATGGAGAACGGAGACCTGAACATGTTCCTCTCACAGCGGGAGATGGAGAGCACGCTCACCCACGCCAACAACATCCCCTCCGTCAG CATGACGGACCTGCTGCACATGGCGGTACAGATAGCGTCGGGGATGAAGTACCTGGCGTCTCTGAACTTCGTGCACCGCGACCTGGCCACGCGGAACTGCCTCCTGGACCGGCAGCTCACCATCAAGATCTCCGACTTCGGCATGAGCAGGAACCTCTACAGCAGCGACTACTACAGGATCCAGGGCCGGGCCGTGCTGCCCATCCGCTGGATGGCCTGGGAGAGCATCCTGCTG ggtaaGTTCACCACGGCGAGTGACGTGTGGGCGTTCGGTGTGACCCTGTGGGAGATCTTCACCCTGTGTACCGAGCAGCCCTACAGTCTACTGACGGACGAGCAGGTCATCGAGAACAGCGGAGAGTTCTTCAGGAACCAGGGGagacag ATCTACCTGTCCCCCCCTCCGCTGTGTCCCGCCCCCCTGTACGAACTCATGATGCGCTGCTGGAGCCGCGAAATCAGAGACCGTCCCTCCTTCCACGGCCTGCACCAGTCCCTACGAGTCCACTCCCCTCGCTCGTGA
- the ier3 gene encoding radiation-inducible immediate-early gene IEX-1, producing the protein MYTSRYTRPSTMSFTFPEHVPAPRRNTQPEVFTFDALPEQQQRTSPPRQRRRIGRVLYPANVRRYLPPAEKSPAKRLLLALCLLLLAQIYTERADEELHETGAEPGAAAATLIPGALALPEPGDASAHAPALFLSFQSAEKGCSTWTNRTQNIQQSVRNNGYVVALLYPVYHTLGTEQ; encoded by the coding sequence ATGTACACCAGCCGCTACACCAGACCCAGCACCATGAGCTTCACCTTCCCCGAGCACGTGCCCGCACCCAGGCGCAACACCCAGCCGGAGGTGTTCACGTTCGACGCGTTACCGGAGCAGCAGCAGCGCACGAGCCCTCCGCGGCAGAGGCGCAGGATAGGGCGGGTCCTGTACCCGGCCAACGTGCGCCGGTACCTGCCGCCCGCAGAGAAGAGCCCGGCCAAGCGCCTGCTGCTCGCGCTCTGCCTGCTGCTGCTCGCGCAGATCTACACCGAGCGCGCTGACGAGGAGCTGCACGAGACCGGCGCAGAACCGGGAGCCGCGGCGGCCACTTTGATCCCAGGCGCGCTCGCGCTGCCCGAACCCGGAGACGCGAGTGCGCACGCGCCTGCTCTGTTCCTGTCGTTCCAGTCCGCCGAGAAGGGCTGCAGCACGTGGACCAACCGCACACAGAACATCCAGCAGAGCGTCCGGAACAACGGGTACGTGGTGGCGCTGCTCTACCCGGTCTATCACACGCTGGGTACGGAGCAGTGA